The genomic window CCACCGTCCCCGGACCGGCCGGACCACAGTCGCCCCCATGAGAAATCTCTTACCATGGGACGATGGTGTCAGACGGTGAACTCAGCCCAGAAGCAAGCGAGTTCGATTTCTTCATCAGCTATTCGCCCGCCGACGAGCCCTGGGCGGCCTGGATGGCGTGGACGCTCGAGGAAGCCGGCTACCGCACCGTCGTCCAGGCGTGGGACTTCGTCCCCGGCACCAACTTCATCGACTACATGGACCGCGGGGTCAGCGAGTCCGCCGCCGTCATCGCCGTCCTCTCCCGGCACTACGAACGCTCCATCTACGGCCGCATGGAATGGCAGGCCGCACTGCGCGCGGCCCCCGAGGCACCGGAGCGGCGGCTGCTCACCGTCCGGGTCGACGACATGCCCATCGAGGGGCTCCTCGCCACCCTCACCTACGTGGACCTCGTCGGTGTCGACACCGCCGACGCCGCCCGCTCCCTGCTCCTGACCCGCGTGGAACAGGCGCTGGACGGGCACGCCAGACCCTCACGGCGCCCCGGCTACCCCGGCACCCCGCCCGCCCCCGGCCGGTCCGTACGCCCCGAGGCCTATCCGCCGGGGCCGGACCGCGACACCGGCCGCGGACCCGGCTGGACCGGACGGCGCAGGCCCGCCCGCGCCCCCGGATACCCGCCCGTCGCCACGGCCGCCCCCGGCCGCGACAGCGTCACCGTGCTGCACCTCGCCGGACCCGACTTCGGGCGCGGCCGCGAACCCGAGACCCTCGCACGGCAGCTGCGCGGCGACATCGTCGAACTCCGGGACGCCGGGGCACCCGCCCCCGACCTGCTGGTCGTCACCGGCGACCTCACCTCGTCCGGCAGCCCCCGCGAATGCGACCAGGCGCTCGGCTTCCTCACCGCACTGCGCTCCCAGCTTGAACTCCCCCCGCAGCGCGTCGTCGTCGTACCCGGTGCCCAGGACGTCAACCAGGCCGCCTGCCGCGGCTACTTCCACACCTGCGAAGCGGACGAGGTCGCTCCCCAGGCCCCCTACTGGCCCAAATGGCGCCACTACACGCGGCTCTTCCGCAGCCTCTACCAGGGCCTCGACACCGTTTTCGACAGCGACCAGCCCTGGACCCTCTTCCCCGTCCCCGAACTCAGCACCGTCATCGCCGGATTCAACTCCACCATGGCCTTCAGCCACCGACCCGACGACCAGTACGGCTCCGTCGGCCGTGACCAGGTCGCCTGGTTCGCCGAGGCCCTGCGCGCTTACGAGGAGGAGGGCTGGCTGCGGATCGGCGCCCTGCGCCACCCGCTCACCGACGCCCGCCACCGGGCCGACACCGCCGGAGGCCCCGGCCCCCTGCGCGACGCGGACGTCCTCACCCGGCTCACCGGCCCCCGGCTCAACCTCCTGCTCCACGGCCCCACCGGCGGCCCCCGCACCACCGGAGGCGAACCCACCCACTCCGAGGCGGACGCGGGAGCGGCCCGGCTGCCCGTCTTCGGCTCGGCCGCACCCGCGCGCTTCCAACTGCTGCGGATCGCCGCCGACGGCGTCACCCGCTGGGACGACCGCACCCCCGGAGCCGCACCCTCCCGGGTCGCCACCGGACCCTGGCGGCACACCGGCCGTGCCTTCCCCGCCCGGGCCGCCGCCCCCACCGCACCCGACTTCGACCGGCCGCCCCCCGCCGACACACCCGACGACTCCCTCACCGCCCGCGTCAAGGAGATCTGCCGGGCCCGCCGCGAAGGCGTCGGCCTCCGCGACATCCCCCGCCGCGGCCCCGGCGACATGGCCCAGATCATGGCCACCTGGCAGGAGGACGGAGTGGTGCGCCAGCAGCGCATCGCCATCCACCCCGACGTGCCCACCGAGGCCGAACTCGACCGGTTCGTCGCCCAGGCCCACGCCATGGGCGCCGGAGCAGACGCCGTCGTCGTGTACGCCGGCGAAGCACCCGGCCCCGCACTGCGCGCACACGCGGCCTCCGGCGGCGTCCGGATCAGGCTCCGCAGCTTCATCGAGTTCCAGGGCCTGCTCGACCTGCGCGGTTACGTCACCGCCCAGACGGCGCGCCTGGAGAGCAGCGAGCACTACCCGCCCGCCCGCTACCTCACCCAGCGCTACCGCGACGCCGACCGCACCGGCGGAGGCGAGCACACCGGCCTCGTCGAGGACCTCATCGACCTGCTGGACAGCGACCACGGCCGCTTCCTGCTGCTCCTCGGAGACTTCGGCCACGGCAAGACCTTCGCCCTGCGCGAACTCGCCCGCCGCATCCCGGAGCAGCTGCCCCACCTGATCCCGCTGCTCATCCCCCTCAACACCCTCGACCGGGCCCACACACTCGAAGGACTCGTCGCCGCCCATCTCGCCGCCCACGACGTGGACGTCATCGACCTGCGCGCCCTGCGCTACATGCTCGCCGAGGGCCGGGTCGTCCTCCTCTTCGACGGCTTCGACGAACTCGTCAACCGCGTCAGCTACGACCGCGCGGCCGACCACCTCCAGGTCCTCCTCGACGCGGCCGTCGACCGCGCGAAGATCATCGTCAGCAGCCGGACCCAGCACTTCAAGTCCCACGACCAGATCCTCACCGCCCTCGGCGAACGCGTCGGCCTGCTCCCGCAGCGCCGGATCCTCTCCGTCGAAGGCTTCACCCCCGACCAGATCCGCACCTACCTCGAACGCCTCTACGGCGACGAACGTCTCGCCGGACAGCGCTTCCAGCTCCTGCGCGACATCCCCGACCTGCTCACCCTGTGCCGCAACCCCCGTCTCCTCTCCTTCGCCGCCGTACTCGGCCAGGACCGGCTGCACGCCGTCGCCGGCGCAGGCCGCGCCCTCAGCCCCGCCCGCCTCTACGAGGACGTCTTCACGTCCTGGATCGGCCACGAGGAACAGCGCGGCCAGGGCGGACCCGGCGCCGCGCCCGGACTCGGCGCCGAAGCCCTCTGGTCCTCCGTCACCGCCCTCGCCCTGCGGCTCTGGGAATCGGGACGCACCGCGCTGCGCCTGGACGAACTCACCGAGACCGTGGCCGGCACGCTCAGCGGCCTCACCGGCCCCTCCCTCACCGCCCCCGAACTCTCCACCGCCGAACGCGCCCAGGCCGTCGGCGCCGGAAGCCTGCTCGTGCGCAGCGACGACGGCGTATTCCAGTTCATCCACGGCTCCGTACTCGAATGGCTGGTCGCCCGCGAGGCCGCCCACCGCCTCGACCGGGGCGACGACGGACTCCTGGCCACCCGCACGCTCAGCCGGCTCGCCGTCGAGTTCCTCTGCGACCTCGCCGACCACGAGCGCTGCGCCCGCTGGGTCCGCGACACCCTCGGCCCCGAAGGGCCACCTTCGGGCGAGACCGCCCGGGCCAACGCCCTGCGGATCGGCGACCGGCTCCGCGTCCCCGCCGGTGCCGACCTGCGCGGGGCACGGCTCGCGGGCGAGGACCTCTCCCACCGCGACTTCTCCGGCGCCGACCTCACCGGCGCGGACCTGACCGACGCCCAGCTCACCGGGACCAGCCTCACCGGCGCGGTCCTCCGGGACGCCGTTCTCGCCGGAGCGCGCCTCGACCACGCGGACCTCACCGGCGCCGACCTCACCGGCGCCGACCTGACCGGCAGCAGGCTCACCGCCGCCGATCTCCGGGGCGCCGACCTCACCGGCAGCCGCTGGCACCGTGCCGCACTCATCGCCCCCGTCCTCGACGACGCCGTACGCGCCGCCCCGGAACTCGCGGCCGCGGCCATGGCACCGGGAATGGCCGTCGAAGCCGGGCACCGCCCCTCCTCCGTGGGCGTCCCCTACGGCTTCGACATGCGCACCAGCCGACTGCCCGAACCCATCGCCTACAGCCCCGACGGAGAACTCCTCGCCGTCGGCAGCGAGGACGGCGGCGTCCTCATCTGCGGCGCAGGCACCGGCCAGGCCCTGCGCACCCTCCAGGGCCACTCGGGACGCGTGTACGCCGTGAAGATCGCCGCCGACACCATCGCGACCGGCAGCTCCGACGGCACCGTCCGCCTGTGGGACCCGGTGTCAGGGGCATGTCGTCACCGTCTCGACGTCCACCCGGACGGCGTCTGGCCCCTCGTCCTCGACACCACCGGCGGTCTCCTCGCCACCGGTGACAAGGACGGACTGGTCACCGTCTGGTCCGTCGCCACCGGCGACGCGCTGCACCGGCTCCCCGGCCACACCGCGCCCGTCTACACCGCCGTGTTCGGCCCCGGCGGGCGCACGCTGATCACCGGGGACGCGTCCGGAAGGGTCCGCCGCTGGGACCTCTCCGACGGCTCCTGCGCCGGCGAACTCACCGGTCACCACGGCTCCGTCTACCGCGCGCGGTTCAGCCCCGACGGCTCCCTCCTCGCCACCGCCGACCAGGGCGGCGCCGACGGCGGCACCGTCCGCATCTGGGACGCCGTCGGCTTCCGGCTGCTGCACACCTTCACCGGGCACAGCGGACGCGTCTACGCCCTCGACTTCCACCCCGACGGCACCCTCCTGGCCACCGGCGGCACCGAGGGTCAGGTCCGCCTGTGGGACCCCGTCGTCGGCACACCCGCCGGCGCCCTGGAACGCGGCACGGGCGCCGTCTACCAGGTCCTCTTCCACCCGACCGGGCAACTCCTCACCTCGTGCGACAGCGACGGCAAGGTCAGGCTGTGGAGAATCGCCGGCGACGCGCGCCGCGGCCGTACCGTCACCCTCCACGACCGTCAGCCGACCGCCCACCGGGGATCCGCCTGGGCATGCGCCTTCCGCCCCAGCGACCATCAGCTCCTCACCGTCGGCAACGACGGAGGCGCCCAGATCTGGGACGCCGACACCGGTCAGGGGCGGCGCATCCTGCGCGGCCACGGACGCCGGGTCACCGGACTGTCCTTCAGCGCCGACGGCGCCCTGCTCGCCGCGGCCGGCAACGACGGGATCGTCCGCCTCTGGGAGACGTCGACGGGACGCCGAACCGAGGAGAT from Streptomyces sp. NBC_01341 includes these protein-coding regions:
- a CDS encoding TIR domain-containing protein, whose protein sequence is MVSDGELSPEASEFDFFISYSPADEPWAAWMAWTLEEAGYRTVVQAWDFVPGTNFIDYMDRGVSESAAVIAVLSRHYERSIYGRMEWQAALRAAPEAPERRLLTVRVDDMPIEGLLATLTYVDLVGVDTADAARSLLLTRVEQALDGHARPSRRPGYPGTPPAPGRSVRPEAYPPGPDRDTGRGPGWTGRRRPARAPGYPPVATAAPGRDSVTVLHLAGPDFGRGREPETLARQLRGDIVELRDAGAPAPDLLVVTGDLTSSGSPRECDQALGFLTALRSQLELPPQRVVVVPGAQDVNQAACRGYFHTCEADEVAPQAPYWPKWRHYTRLFRSLYQGLDTVFDSDQPWTLFPVPELSTVIAGFNSTMAFSHRPDDQYGSVGRDQVAWFAEALRAYEEEGWLRIGALRHPLTDARHRADTAGGPGPLRDADVLTRLTGPRLNLLLHGPTGGPRTTGGEPTHSEADAGAARLPVFGSAAPARFQLLRIAADGVTRWDDRTPGAAPSRVATGPWRHTGRAFPARAAAPTAPDFDRPPPADTPDDSLTARVKEICRARREGVGLRDIPRRGPGDMAQIMATWQEDGVVRQQRIAIHPDVPTEAELDRFVAQAHAMGAGADAVVVYAGEAPGPALRAHAASGGVRIRLRSFIEFQGLLDLRGYVTAQTARLESSEHYPPARYLTQRYRDADRTGGGEHTGLVEDLIDLLDSDHGRFLLLLGDFGHGKTFALRELARRIPEQLPHLIPLLIPLNTLDRAHTLEGLVAAHLAAHDVDVIDLRALRYMLAEGRVVLLFDGFDELVNRVSYDRAADHLQVLLDAAVDRAKIIVSSRTQHFKSHDQILTALGERVGLLPQRRILSVEGFTPDQIRTYLERLYGDERLAGQRFQLLRDIPDLLTLCRNPRLLSFAAVLGQDRLHAVAGAGRALSPARLYEDVFTSWIGHEEQRGQGGPGAAPGLGAEALWSSVTALALRLWESGRTALRLDELTETVAGTLSGLTGPSLTAPELSTAERAQAVGAGSLLVRSDDGVFQFIHGSVLEWLVAREAAHRLDRGDDGLLATRTLSRLAVEFLCDLADHERCARWVRDTLGPEGPPSGETARANALRIGDRLRVPAGADLRGARLAGEDLSHRDFSGADLTGADLTDAQLTGTSLTGAVLRDAVLAGARLDHADLTGADLTGADLTGSRLTAADLRGADLTGSRWHRAALIAPVLDDAVRAAPELAAAAMAPGMAVEAGHRPSSVGVPYGFDMRTSRLPEPIAYSPDGELLAVGSEDGGVLICGAGTGQALRTLQGHSGRVYAVKIAADTIATGSSDGTVRLWDPVSGACRHRLDVHPDGVWPLVLDTTGGLLATGDKDGLVTVWSVATGDALHRLPGHTAPVYTAVFGPGGRTLITGDASGRVRRWDLSDGSCAGELTGHHGSVYRARFSPDGSLLATADQGGADGGTVRIWDAVGFRLLHTFTGHSGRVYALDFHPDGTLLATGGTEGQVRLWDPVVGTPAGALERGTGAVYQVLFHPTGQLLTSCDSDGKVRLWRIAGDARRGRTVTLHDRQPTAHRGSAWACAFRPSDHQLLTVGNDGGAQIWDADTGQGRRILRGHGRRVTGLSFSADGALLAAAGNDGIVRLWETSTGRRTEEITGRGNRLVSAFFSPAEDVLAAAGNDGDIHLRALPDGGHLRDIDAETEHIWAGAFSADGRLIATANDDDTVRLWYRSTGAPVATLTEHRGRVRSIAFAAGSNPLLATGCDDGAVRLWDPWSGDLLADLRAHSDRVYGAAFGHDGSWLVTAGWDGLAVLWRDGVAAHRLTGHRGRLWTAAAHPTAPLVATAGDDRVVGLWHAETGTRLAGLTGHAGRILALAFSPDGGTLAAAGEDGTVRLWSLPADGSQPHPRATLIGLPGGWATLTPSGGYKYDGDAAGEFWHVVGMTRFTPGELDPHLPEVRRLPIGEPL